Below is a genomic region from Isosphaeraceae bacterium EP7.
GAGGCGGGCTCGCCGTCGAAGTCGAACGGCGGCATCAGACAGACGGGGACCTGATGATAGCTCGAGCCCAGGCGGGTCGAGTCGTCGGGCCCGCGGATCAGCTCGATGCGTGCGCCGCCGACGCGGGCGGCCTGGTGCTCCTTGGGCTGGATGTCCCGGAATTCGGGCGGGATCAGGAGTTCTTGACGAATGATGCGAGTTGCTGGCGCACCCACTTGATCACCTCCTCGACCCCTTCCTTCTGGCGGAGGCTGACCATCAGGAACGGCCGTTCGCCGCGCATCTTCAGGCTGTCCCGCCGCATCACGTCGAGGTCGGCGCCGACGTGGGGGGCCAGGTCAATCTTGTTGATGAGGAGCAAGTCACTGTTGCAGATGCCGGGCCCACCCTTGCGGGGGATCTTGTCCCCTTCCGCCACGTCGATGACGAAGATGAACTGATCGGCCAGTTCCCTGGAGAAGACGGCGGTCAGGTTGTCGCCGCCCGACTCCACGATGACCATCTCGAGCCCGGGGAATTGCCGCTCGAAGTTGACCACGGCGCTGAGGTTGGCGCTGGCGTCCTCTCGAATGGCGGTGTGCGGGCAGCCGCCGGTCTGGACGCCGACGATCCGCTCGACGGGCAGGACGCCGCTGCGAGAGAGGAATTCGGCGTCCTCGTGGGTGTAGATGTCATTGGTGATGACGGCCAGGTTGATCTCGGGCCAGAGCTCGCGGCAGAGCGCCTCGACCAGGGCCGTCTTGCCCGAGCCGACCGGGCCGGCGACACCCAGGGTGAAGACCTTGCGCGACGGGCCGGCATAGCGTGCCGGTCCGGGCCTCCCCCTATGATCGTGGGGATTCTCATCGAAGTGGAAGGCGAGGCCCCAGCGGGGCGCGCGCCGACGGCTCGGCGGGTCGGACATCGGGTCAGGACCGATACATCCGGGCATAGAGTTGAGTTTGCTCATCGCAAAGGATCTCATAAAAGGGTGAGCCGGCGCCCGCGGTCTCGGGCTCGCGGTCGACGAGTTCCGCGACCAGGCCCCGAATGACATCGTGAAGGTAGGCCACCACCTGCTGGCCGTGGGTATGCCCGACCGGGATGGCGCGAACGCCCGCGCCGATCATGCCCAGGGCGGCCTGGTGAAGGTAGGCCGTCAGCACCCCCTCGGGTCCGGCGCCCGCGAGGGCCCCGAGCAGACCGAAGGCGATGGCGTGATGCCAACCGGCCGGGATCTCCGGCGTCGGCCCCGTGAATGGCAGCATCCCCGCGGAGCACCAGGCCCAGGTCGCCCCCAGGGCCAGAAGCTGGTCTCCCATCTCCCGGCTCGCGTGTCGGGTCGAGGGGGGGACGATCGAGGCTTCGAGGAGCACGTTCAGGGCGAGGAAGTCGGCCGGGCGGCCAGCATGCACCGCCCGGCAGGCCGAGGCCACGAGCACCCCTTCGAGCGGGCCCAGCGAGTTGCGGAGCCAGAGGCCGGTCCAACGTTCCAGGGTCTCGGGGTCGTGGACCAGCCGTCGGGCGATCGCCGCCTCGAGCCCCCACGAATGCGTATAGCCGCCGATCGGGAGGGCCGAGTCGGAAATCTGAAGCAGGCACAGATTCATCGTTCACCGAAGTTCGCGGGCGGTTGACGGCGAGGCGGGCGGGGGTCGGACCGTCCGGATCAGAACAGGAAATACCGTTGGGTCAGGGGGAGCGACTCCATCGGCTCGCTGCCGACCGACTCGCCGTCGACGTACACCTGATAAGTGTCGGCGTCGACCCGAATCTCGGGGGTCGCCTCGTTGCGCCTCATGTCCTTCTTGCCGATCGTGCGGCAATTCTCCACGCCGACGAGCTCGCGCTTGAGGCCGTAGCGCTCGCCGATCCCCGCCTTGATCGAGGCCTTCGACACGAAGCTCAGGCACGAGTGGGAGAGGGCAAGGCCGAGCGACGCGAACTGCGGGCGCATGTAGACCGGCTGGGGCGTGGCGATGCTGGCGTTGGGGTCGCCCATCTGAGCGGCGACCAGCAGGCCCCCCTTCAGGATGAGGAACGGCTTCACGCCGAAGTAGGCCGGGTCGTACAGCACGAGGTCGGCCAGCTTGCCCCCCTCGATGCTGCCGACGTGATTGCCGATGCCGTGGGTGATCGCCGGGTTGATGGTGTACTTGGCGACATAGCGCTTGACGCGCTCGTTGTCGTTGCGCGAGCTGTCGCTGGCGAGCGGGCCGAGCTGCACCTTCATCTTGTGCGCGGTCTGCCAGGTCCGCACGATCATCTCGCCGATGCGGCCCATGGCCTGCGAGTCGGAGCTCATGATGCTGATGATGCCGCGGTCGTGGAACACGTCCTCGGCGCCGATGGTCTCGGCTCGGATCCGGCTCTCGGCGAAGGCCACGTCCTCGGGGATGCTCCTCGACAGATGATGGCAAACCATCAGCATGTCGAGATGCTCGTCGATCGTGTTGACGGTGAACGGCCGCGTCGGGTTGGTGCTGGAGGGGAGCACGTTGGGCAGGCCGGCGATCTTGATGATGTCCGGGGCGTGGCCGCCGCCGGCGCCCTCGGTGTGGAAGCTGTGGATCGCCCGGCCGTCGATGGCCGCGATCGTGTCGTCGATGAAACCGCACTCGTTCAGGGTGTCGGTGTGGATGGCGATCTGGATGTCGTACTCGTCGGCCACCTTCAGGCTGGTGTCGATGACGGCGAGCGTGGTGCCCCAGTCCTCGTGCAGCTTCAGGCCGCAAGCACCGGCCTCGACCTGGTCGCGCAGGGGCTTGGCGATGCTGCCGTTGCCCTTGCCCAGGATGCCGACGTTGACCGGTAGGCCTTCGAAGGCCTGGAGCATCCGCATGATGTTCCAGGGCCCCGGCGTGCAGGTGGTCGCCCAGGTGCCAGTGGCCGACCCGGTGCCGCCACCGATCAGGGTCGTGACACCGCTGGCGATGGCCACCTCGATCTGCTGAGGGCAGATGAAGTGGATGTGGGTGTCGATCCCGCCGGCCGTGCAGATCCGGCCCTCGCCGGCGATGATCTCGGTGCCCGGCCCGATGACGAGCCTCGGGTCGACGCCGTTTTGGGTCAGGGGGTTGCCCGACTTGCCGACGGCCACGATCCGGCCTTCGCGGATGCCGATGTCCCCCTTGACGATCCCCCAGTGGTCGATGATCACCGCGTTGGTGATCACCAGATCGCAGTGGGGCGGGCTCATCGGCTCGTCCAGCGGGCACTGGTCCTGGCCGTCGCGGATCGACTTGCCGCCGCCGAAGATCGACTCCTCGCCGTAGTCGGTGTAGTCGTGCTCGATCTCGATGATCAGCTCGGTGTCGCCCAGGCGGATCCGGTCGCCGGTGGTCGGGCCATATTTCTTTGCGTACGCCTTGCGGGAAATTCGGACGCTCATCGCTCGATGTCTCCAATCGTTCTGGGTGAGAAGGCTTCGGACTCTATCCGGATGGTCAGCCCGACTTCTTCTCAGAACGAGAGGGACCTTTGCCGCCGCCCGGCTTCGGCCCGGCGGGCTTCGTGTCGGCGGCGCCGGGCTCGGAGGGCTTGTGGCCGTACCCGGCGGCGAAGCAGCGATCCAGGCTGCACTGCTTGGTGTAGGGGTCGTCCAGGCGGCCCATCACCAGCGCGTTGAATCCGTAGACGACGCGCCGGCCGCCGTAGGGGATCAGATTGACGTCCCTGACATCGCCCGGCTCGAATCTGGCGGAAGTGCCGCTCGGCAGGTCGAGCCGCATGCCATAGGCCTTCTCCCGGTCGAGGACCAGGGCCCGGTTCACCTCGAAGAAGTGGTAGTGCGCCCCGATCTGGATGGGGCGGTCGCCGGTGTTGTTGACGGTCACCGTCACCACGGTCTGGTGCTCGTTGAGGACGATGTCGTCGCCGTCGAAGAAGTACTCGCCGGGGATCATGGGTCTGCCTCCGAGGTTTCGATGCGTGCCTGGATGTGCCGAAGACGACGTTTAGCGGATCGGGTCGTGGACCGTGACCAGTTTGCTGCCGTCGGGGAAGGTCGGCTCGACCTGGATCATCGAGATCATCTCGGGGACCCCGTCCATCACGTCATCGCGTCCGAGGATCTCGCGACCGGCGGCCATGATCACCGCGACCGACTTGCCGTCGCGGGCCATCTCCATCAACTCGGCCGTGATCAGCGCGATGGACTCGGGCACATTCAGCTTGAGGCCGCGTTCTTTGCGAGCCCTGGCGACCTGGGCGGCGACGAAGATCAGGAGCTTGTCGCGCTCCTGCGGGGAGAGATTCATCGGCGAGACTCCACGGGACAGGTGCTCATCTTCTGCGGGACGACTTCCGACGCTCCGGGCGCCGGCGGTCCATTGATCCGGGTGATACGGGTGCGGACGTCGTGTGCGGCCCGAGCAGCCTCCCTTCGAACCAGCCCAATGCGAGGACGATCCAGGTCGCAAGGACGAAGGGGGCCGTCAGGGCGGGCAGGCCGAGCAGGGGGACGACTTCGGTCAGGGGGACCGACAGGAGGATGCCCAGCAAAGGCGGGATCAGCGAACGCCGCCAGAGAGACAGGGCCACCGCCGCCAGGGTCGCGTTGTATCCGTAGAGACCGAGCGCGATGTTCTCGAGCAGGGCGCGTTCGACGAGCCGCTCGGGGTCGATCGCCCTGGCCGTCACGGTGGCGTGGTAGCTGCCCACCAAGGTGCCCACGATGGCACCCACCACCACCCAGGCCGCGTGCTTCGTGCTGCCGAGGGCGATGCCGAGCAGGAACAGCACCCCGGTCGCGATGCTCGCCTGGAACATCACCTGGCCCACCCCGTGCAGCACCGCCTCGGCGAACGTGGCCGAGATCGCCGCCCCGGGGGCCACCGGTGCGACGCCCGTCCTCAGGCCCAGGAAGTAGATCGCCCAGGTGATGAGGATGAACGGAGTGGTATAGGTCGGGAACGGCACATGTTTCCGCATCAAGTGGGTCAGTGCCGCCGCGGCGACGCTGCCGACCACGAGCATGGCGATGCTCGCCGGCCCCTGCTTGAAGAAGAAGAACGTGGCGATGCCGACCAGGGCCGAGTTGAATCCGTAGATTCCGGCCGCGATTTCCGCCTCGTCGAATTTCAGCAGCTTGGCCGTCAGCAGCCCGAGCGCCGAGCCGACGACCGCGCCGATCGCCATCAGCGGAGAGCCGATCGCGATGCCGATGACGAAGCAGAGGCCCGAAAGGGCGTTCTCCTGGAAGAAGACCTGCCCGATCCCCCGGAAGACGGGGCGGATCGGGCCCGGGATGACGGAATCCGACATGATCTGCATCGATCGAGCCTCGAAAGGACGATGGGCAATTCTTCGACGGATCTCGACAATCGACGGCCCGCTCACTCCGCGCGGCCAGGCGCCCGTAGTCCCGGACCACGCGTGGCCCCGAGACTGCTCGTGGGTGATGGATCAGGACCAGTGGTCCGCTCCGGTCGGACGCGAGGTCCGACTCAGGAGCTGGACTCATGGCCGGGTCGGCCGATCAGCCGAAGATTTCGACGGTGCCGGACTTCAGATGATAGGTCCCGCCGACCACCTTGAGATCGCCGGACTTGACCATCCCCGACAGGATCGGGTCGAGGCCCTTGAGCCGCTCGACGTTTTCGAGGACGTTGGCCTTGATTGCGTTGGTCAGCTTGTCGCCGGGCTGTTCCCTGCTCTTGATCGCGGCCGGCCTGATCAGGTCGACCAACCCTCGGATTGATCCGGGCAGGACGTCGTTGGCGTCGATGTGATCGATGGCGGCCTGGACGGCGCCGCACTTCTCGTGGCCAAGGACGATGATGAGCCGGGCGCCAAGCTCGGCCACCGCGAACTCGATGCTCCCCTTCAGGGCGGGGCCGGTGCCGCTGATGATGTTGCCCGCCACGCGGACCACGAAGAGGTCGCCGACCCCTTGGTCGAAGATCAGCTCGGGCGAGACCCGCGAGTCGGCGCAACCGACGATGATTGCGACGGGGGCCTGCCCTTCCGCGAGCGGCAGGAAGTCGGCCGGCCTACGCCCGGGGTGAGTCAGCTCCCCCTTGACGAATCGCTGATTGCCTTCGAGGAGGCTGGCGAGCACTGCGTCGGGCGTGGCCCGCACGGCCGGCTCCGCGACGGCCGGGCGGGCGCACGACAGGGCAACGCCCGCCGCGCCAATCGCCAGGCCCGAGCGGCTGAGGAACTCGCGACGCGACGACGCGGCCGCAACCTCCGATGGGTTGCCTCCGCCCTCGACGACGGACATCGGATCCTGAGCCTGGACGTTCGTTGGCCGGGGCTGATTCCGGGGCGTTCTCATGGCGATCGTTCCAGCAGGTTCGCCAAGACCGGCGGGGTTGAACGCAATTCAACCCGACGCGTCGTCGGCGGGGAAGTGTGTTGAGACCGCAAATTCGGAGTCATATTCGGTTATTGCCCATACTCTCGCCTTTACGCGAGCTGCAAGCAACAGGTTGCTCGGGTCGCCGAAGGAATTGGGCCGGTTGACCCGAATCTAGGCATCGGGGAATTCATCAAGGAGCGTTTTTGCTCGAATTTGCTCGGAGGACTGATGCGTTCAGAGGTTCAGACCGAGCACCCTGGTTCCACTCTCCTCAGAAGTAGAGCTGGAACCTCAGCCAGAACATGTCGGCGCTCTCCTGCAAGTGACCGGCCCGGTACTGGACCGGGTCGCCGAATTGCCCGTGGAGCCAGAACATGTAAATTTTGATGTATTCGTTCCAGTACCAATTTGCACCGAGCTCGGTCGTGACGGCCGAGTTGGACCAGAGATTCGGATCGGCGAAGCCCGCGTTGAAGATTTCCCGCCCGAGGCTCAGACGACTGACGCGAGCGACGGCCTCCCAGGCGCCCGGCCCTCGGATTCCCCCCGACTCCAGCGGGATGAACGGCCGCAAGGGCCGGACCCTGGCACGCTGCTCGATCTGCTCGCCGGTCAGGAAGTAGGCGCCCGTGAGGTAGAAGCCCGAGAACGGAACTCGAGTCGACGACGGGTTGGCGGCCGACGCATAGCCGCCGTAGCCGTACTG
It encodes:
- the ureG gene encoding urease accessory protein UreG; the protein is MSDPPSRRRAPRWGLAFHFDENPHDHRGRPGPARYAGPSRKVFTLGVAGPVGSGKTALVEALCRELWPEINLAVITNDIYTHEDAEFLSRSGVLPVERIVGVQTGGCPHTAIREDASANLSAVVNFERQFPGLEMVIVESGGDNLTAVFSRELADQFIFVIDVAEGDKIPRKGGPGICNSDLLLINKIDLAPHVGADLDVMRRDSLKMRGERPFLMVSLRQKEGVEEVIKWVRQQLASFVKNS
- a CDS encoding urease accessory UreF family protein → MNLCLLQISDSALPIGGYTHSWGLEAAIARRLVHDPETLERWTGLWLRNSLGPLEGVLVASACRAVHAGRPADFLALNVLLEASIVPPSTRHASREMGDQLLALGATWAWCSAGMLPFTGPTPEIPAGWHHAIAFGLLGALAGAGPEGVLTAYLHQAALGMIGAGVRAIPVGHTHGQQVVAYLHDVIRGLVAELVDREPETAGAGSPFYEILCDEQTQLYARMYRS
- the ureC gene encoding urease subunit alpha, translating into MSVRISRKAYAKKYGPTTGDRIRLGDTELIIEIEHDYTDYGEESIFGGGKSIRDGQDQCPLDEPMSPPHCDLVITNAVIIDHWGIVKGDIGIREGRIVAVGKSGNPLTQNGVDPRLVIGPGTEIIAGEGRICTAGGIDTHIHFICPQQIEVAIASGVTTLIGGGTGSATGTWATTCTPGPWNIMRMLQAFEGLPVNVGILGKGNGSIAKPLRDQVEAGACGLKLHEDWGTTLAVIDTSLKVADEYDIQIAIHTDTLNECGFIDDTIAAIDGRAIHSFHTEGAGGGHAPDIIKIAGLPNVLPSSTNPTRPFTVNTIDEHLDMLMVCHHLSRSIPEDVAFAESRIRAETIGAEDVFHDRGIISIMSSDSQAMGRIGEMIVRTWQTAHKMKVQLGPLASDSSRNDNERVKRYVAKYTINPAITHGIGNHVGSIEGGKLADLVLYDPAYFGVKPFLILKGGLLVAAQMGDPNASIATPQPVYMRPQFASLGLALSHSCLSFVSKASIKAGIGERYGLKRELVGVENCRTIGKKDMRRNEATPEIRVDADTYQVYVDGESVGSEPMESLPLTQRYFLF
- a CDS encoding urease subunit beta, whose translation is MIPGEYFFDGDDIVLNEHQTVVTVTVNNTGDRPIQIGAHYHFFEVNRALVLDREKAYGMRLDLPSGTSARFEPGDVRDVNLIPYGGRRVVYGFNALVMGRLDDPYTKQCSLDRCFAAGYGHKPSEPGAADTKPAGPKPGGGKGPSRSEKKSG
- a CDS encoding urease subunit gamma translates to MNLSPQERDKLLIFVAAQVARARKERGLKLNVPESIALITAELMEMARDGKSVAVIMAAGREILGRDDVMDGVPEMISMIQVEPTFPDGSKLVTVHDPIR
- a CDS encoding urea transporter, yielding MQIMSDSVIPGPIRPVFRGIGQVFFQENALSGLCFVIGIAIGSPLMAIGAVVGSALGLLTAKLLKFDEAEIAAGIYGFNSALVGIATFFFFKQGPASIAMLVVGSVAAAALTHLMRKHVPFPTYTTPFILITWAIYFLGLRTGVAPVAPGAAISATFAEAVLHGVGQVMFQASIATGVLFLLGIALGSTKHAAWVVVGAIVGTLVGSYHATVTARAIDPERLVERALLENIALGLYGYNATLAAVALSLWRRSLIPPLLGILLSVPLTEVVPLLGLPALTAPFVLATWIVLALGWFEGRLLGPHTTSAPVSPGSMDRRRPERRKSSRRR
- a CDS encoding carbonic anhydrase — protein: MRTPRNQPRPTNVQAQDPMSVVEGGGNPSEVAAASSRREFLSRSGLAIGAAGVALSCARPAVAEPAVRATPDAVLASLLEGNQRFVKGELTHPGRRPADFLPLAEGQAPVAIIVGCADSRVSPELIFDQGVGDLFVVRVAGNIISGTGPALKGSIEFAVAELGARLIIVLGHEKCGAVQAAIDHIDANDVLPGSIRGLVDLIRPAAIKSREQPGDKLTNAIKANVLENVERLKGLDPILSGMVKSGDLKVVGGTYHLKSGTVEIFG